GTCGGCGGCACGATCACGCGCATCGCCTGCGGGATGACGATCCGGCGCAGCGTCTTGGCGTGGCTCATGCCCAGCGCGTGCGACGCCTCGGTCTGGCCCTCGTCGACCGAGAGCAGACCGGCACGGCAGATCTCCGCCATGTACGCGGCCTCGTTGAGACCGAGGCCCAGCAGTGCCGTCAGGAACGGGGTCATGAAGTCCGACCACTCGTCCTTGTAGAACGGCCCGAGGTTGATGTACTCGAAGACCAGTCCCAGGTTGAACCAGACCACCAGCTGCACCAGGACCGGCGTACCGCGGAAGAACCAGATGTAGAACCACGAGATCGCCGAGGTCACCGGGTTCTTCGACAGGCGCATCACGGCCAGCATGATGCCGCCGACGATGCCGATCACCATGGACAGGACGGTGATCAGGAGGGTCCTGCCCACACCCTGCAGGACGCGGTCGTCGAAGAAGTAGTCCGGGATCGCGTCCCAGTTGATCTTGCCCTGGGAGAACGCGTAGACGACCCCGACCAGCAGGGCGATGGCGACGACGGCGGAGACGTACCGCCCGTAGTGCCGGACCGGGATGGCCTTGATGGCCTCCGGTCCGGCCGGGGGCGTGTCGGACGGCCCCGTCGTCTTGTCGATGTCAACAGTCACGGGTGTTGCCTTTCAGTGCCGCTGCGTCGCGTCACTTGCCGCCGGCGTTGATGGTGGCTTCCTTCACGGCGCCGTCCGTGACGCCCCACTTCTTGAGGATCTTCTCGTACTCGCCGTTCTTGATGATCGCGTCCAGCGCGGCCTTGAGGGCGTCGCGGAGCTGCGTCTGGCTCTTGGCGACCGCGATGCCGTACGGGGCGGCCTCGACCTGCTCGCCGACCAGCTGGAAGTCCTTGCCGCCGCCGGAGGTCTTCACGGCGTACGCGGCGACCGGGAAGTCGGACGAGCCGGCGTCGGCGCCGCCCGCGCGCAGGCGGGTCTGGGCCTGCTGGTCGTTGTCGAAGGCCTCGATCGACATCTTCTTGTTCGCCGGGCACTTCTTCGCCTCGGCCTTGGCGAGGTTCTCGGAGGTCGTGCCGCGCTGCAGCACGATCTTCTTGCCGCACAGGTCGGACCAGGTCTTGATGCCCTGGTCGTCGCCCTTCTTGGTGTAGATCGAGACACCGGCGGTGAAGTAGTCCACGAAGTCGACACCCTCGCCGACCTTCTTGCCGGTGTCCGGGTCGATGCCCTCCTGACGCTCCTTGGAGTCGGTCATCGCGGACATCGCGATGTCGTACCGCTTGGAGCGCAGGCCGGTGAGCAGGGTGTCGAAGGTGCCGTTCTCGAACTGGAAGTCGACACCGAGCTGCTTGCCCATGGCGGCCGCGATGTCCGGGTCGATGCCGACGACCTTGCCGGAGCTGTCCTTGAACTCGACCGGGGCGTACGCGATGTCCGCACCGACCTTGACGACGCCCTTGTCGCGGATCGACTTCGGCAGCTTGTCGGCGAGCGGGGCCGCGGCCGTCGCGGTCTCGCTGTCCGAGCCGGTGTCCTTGGTCTGGTCACCGCATCCGGTGAGCATCAGCGCGCCTGCGACCGCGATCGCACCGACCGCTGCTAGCCGGGAGTGCGCGGCGGTCGTACGACGGGTGGAGCTTGCGGTCATGGTGGGTTCCTCCGGCGGATGGGTGGAGTTGCCGATGGGGCGGGCGCTGCCGATGGGTTCGGCAGTGCCGTGGACTGCCGGCGGTGCCGGCAGTGCCGTGGGTCGACGAGGACACACGTCTTCGAGTGTCGCGACCTCGTGTGATTACGGCATCTTGCCATTCGGACTGCGCCATTCTGGGGGCCAGCCATGTCAAAATCGGATAACGGGCGACCCCCGAACCGCACCACTCCGGTACATCACGGCCGGACCTTCTGCGGGAATCACTCCTTCCGGCCGGAAGATCTTCGGTATGTCCCGGGAATCCGATACGAGGCCCGGGTCCTTTACCAACACTTGAGTGGTTCTCAATGGTTTGTCCAGACCTTGTCCCGATATTGGGCGAATAGTCGGGACGTCCGTGTGTGACCTTCGCGTTATGGACTCGTCGTCGGCGCGGTCCGTCCGGTAAGAAGGTTCTTTACACCCCTCATCCGGGGCTCAGGGCGCGTGTGCGGCGCGCCCATCGCGTATGCGCCCGTACGTATCACGTACACAGCACGACCACGGCCGTACGCGGTCCCGCCCACGCCTCACCAGGAGTGGCCACCCTCAAACCAATGAAGATTTAAGGGGTAAAACGAAGTGGCAGCGGAGATCGTCAATCCTCGCAGCGAGAGCACGACGGACCATACGGGTCATGAGGGCGGTGCGGAGCCCCTCGACTCCTTCGATCCGGCGTTCGCGCTCCACCGTGGCGGCAAGATGGCCGTGCAGGCCACGGTGCCGGTCCGTGACAAGGACGACCTGTCCCTGGCGTACACGCCCGGTGTCGCGAAGGTGTGCAGCGCGATCGCGGAGCAGCCGGAGCTCGTGCACGACTACACGTGGAAGTCGTCGGTCGTGGCCGTCGTGACGGACGGTACGGCCGTGCTGGGACTCGGTGACATCGGGCCCGAGGCCTCCCTCCCGGTGATGGAGGGCAAGGCGATTCTGTTCAAGCAGTTCGGTGGCGTGGACGCGGTTCCGATCGCGCTGAACTGCACGGACGTCGACGAGATCGTCGAGACGGTGGTGCGGCTCGCGCCGTCGTTCGGCGGGGTCAACCTGGAGGACATCTCGGCGCCGCGGTGCTTCGAGATCGAGCGGAAGCTCCAGGAGCGGCTGGACATTCCCGTCTTCCACGACGACCAGCACGGTACGGCGGTGGTGACGCTGGCGGCCCTGCGGAACGCCGCGCGGCTGAGCAAGCGGACGCTGGGCGAACTGCGGGCCGTCATCTCCGGCGCCGGTGCGGCGGGTGTCGCCATCGCGAAGATGCTGGTCGAGGCCGGGATCGGGGACGTCGCGGTGGCCGACCGCAAGGGTGTGGTGTCGGCGGACCGGGACGATCTGACGCCGGTGAAGCGGGAGCTGGCCGGGTTCACGAACAAGGCGGGTATCAGCGGGTCGCTGGAGGCGGCGCTGGCCGGGGCCGATGTGTTCATCGGGGTCTCCGGTGGGACGGTGCCCGAGGACGCGGTGGCGTCGATGGCCGAGGGCGCGTTCGTTTTCGCCATGGCGAACCCGAACCCTGAGGTGCACCCCGAGGTCGCGCACAAGTACGCGGCCGTGGTGGCTACCGGGCGGTCGGACTTCCCGAACCAGATCAACAACGTGCTGGCCTTTCCGGGGATCTTCGCGGGTGCCCTGCAGGTGCGGGCGTCGCGGATCACGGAGGGGATGAAGCTGGCTGCCGCGGAGGCGCTGGCGGGCGTGGTCGGGGACGACCTCGCGGCCGACTACGTCATCCCGTCGCCGTTCGACGAGCGGGTCGCGCCGGCGGTGACGGCTGCGGTGGCGGCGGCTGCGCGGGCTGAGGGTGTGGCTCGGCGGTGACGCGGTAGCGCGGTGCGCTGTGATGTGAGGGGCCCCGCCCGGGTGGGCGGGGCCTTTTTACGTCAGGATGCGGCTGTTCGGGTGGTGTGGGGTGCCTGCGGCGGCCTGTGGCTGCTTCGGTGGGGGTGCGCGTAGCGCCTACCGGGGTGCGGGGGGGTCGGGGCCGCGCCGGGGGGTGTCCGTCCTCGGAACGGCGCGATGGGCTTGCGAACCGACTCACTGTCCGTTGACGCGCCAACCGCTGCGGGCGGACACCCCCCGACACGTCCCCTTCTCGGCATGGTCGGCTGTGCGTCCGCTCAGCTGCGGGCGCCTTCCGTCCAGCTGCCGCTGGCCGCCGCTGCGGGCCGCCGTTCCCGCATGGCTGCGGGCAGTCGTGCCGCTGGGGCGGCCCGGGTGGGCGCAGCGGCACCCACTCCGTGAGCCTGGCAAGAGGGTGTGTCTCACACGGGCCGGTGGTTCCCCGGGTTCGTTCGGGGACCTATCGTCAAGGTCATGTTCGCTGTCTACGCCGCCCGAATCGACCGCGACCAGCCACTGGCCGGCCTGGAGTTGGGAGAGCGTCCGGCTCCCGAGGCCCGCCCCGGCTGGAGCACCGTCACGGTCAAGGCCGCCTCCCTCAACCATCACGACCTGTGGTCCCTGCGCGGCGTCGGCCTCGCAGAGGACAAGCTGCCGATGATCCTCGGCTGTGACGCCGCCGGCGTCGACGAGGACGGCAACGAGGTCGTCCTGCACTCCGTGATCGGACAGAGCGGGCACGGGGTCGGCCCGAAGGAGCCCCGCTCCATCCTCACCGAGCGCTACCAGGGCACGTTCGCCGAGCAGGTCGCCGTGCCGACCTGGAACATCCTGCCCAAGCCCAAGGAGCTCTCCTTCGAGGAGGCCGCCTGTCTGCCCACGGCATGGCTGACCGCGTACCGGATGCTGTTCACCAACGCGGGCGTGCGGCCCGGCGACTCCGTGCTCGTGCAGGGAGCCGGGGGCGGTGTCGCCACGGCCGCCATCGTGCTGGGGAAGGCCGCCGGACTCCGGGTCTTCGCCACGAGCCGGGACGAGGCCAAGCGGAAGCGGGCCGTGGAGCTGGGAGCCGTGGAGGCCCTGGAGTCGGGGGCGCGGCTGCCGCAGCGGGTCGACGCCGTGATCGAGACCGTAGGGGCCGCCACCTGGTCGCACTCAGTGAAGTCGCTGAAGCCCGGTGGCACGCTGGTGATTTCCGGCGCCACCAGTGGTGACCGGCCCTCGCACGCCGAACTGACCCGGATCTTCTTCCTGGAGCTCAAGGTCGTCGGGTCGACGATGGGCACCAAGGACGAGCTGGAGGACCTGCTCGCGTTCTGTGCCGCCACCGGTGTGCGGCCGGTCATCGACGACGTACTGCCCATGGACCGTGCCCGGGAGGGCTTCGAACGGCTGGCCTCGGGTGAGCAGTTCGGGAAGGTCGTGCTCACCAATCCCTAGCCCCTGCGGAATGCGCTGACGGCCGGTCCGGGTTCGGGCCGGCCGTTTGGTTTGTCAACTGGAGTTGACGAGAGTGTGGTGTCAACGTAAGTTGACGTCATGACCGAAGCAACCGATCTGGCCGAGCGTGCGGGCGACCGTGATCCACGGGTCGGCCTGCGCGCCGTCGCCGCCCTGCGCAGGCTGCTGGAGCAGCTGGAAGCCGTACAGGTGCGCAACGCGCGCAACCAGGGCTGGTCGTGGCAGGAGATCGCCACCGAACTCGGTGTGAGCAGGCAGGCCGTGCACAAGAAGTACGGGAGGCATTGATGTTCGAGCGGTTCACGAAGGACGCCCGGAGTGTGGTCAAGGGCGCGTTCGCGTACGTGGAGGGCGGTGGCGGCGGGCAGGTCGTGGAGCCGGAGCATCTGCTGCTCGCGCTGCTCGCGCTGCTCGACCGGGAGGGCAGTCGTGGCTCGTTCGCGCTCGCCGCTCTCGGGCTCGGTGAGCGGAGGGAGTCCGTGCGGCAGGCGCTGGGTGCGGCGCGGCGGCGGGCCGGGCTGTCGCAGGCCGAGACCGACGCGCTCGCCGGTCTCGGGATCGACGTGGAGGAGATCGTCGCCCGGGTGGAGGAGGTGCACGGGGTCGGCGCCATGGCCGGTGACCGGAAGGGCAGGGCGTGGTGGTCGGGGCGGGCCTCCTTCGGGCGCGGCGCCAAGGACGTGCTGGAGCACTCCTTGCGCGTCGCTCTCGCCCAGCGGGACCGGCACATCGGCGA
This region of Streptomyces caelestis genomic DNA includes:
- a CDS encoding amino acid ABC transporter permease is translated as MTVDIDKTTGPSDTPPAGPEAIKAIPVRHYGRYVSAVVAIALLVGVVYAFSQGKINWDAIPDYFFDDRVLQGVGRTLLITVLSMVIGIVGGIMLAVMRLSKNPVTSAISWFYIWFFRGTPVLVQLVVWFNLGLVFEYINLGPFYKDEWSDFMTPFLTALLGLGLNEAAYMAEICRAGLLSVDEGQTEASHALGMSHAKTLRRIVIPQAMRVIVPPTGNEVINMLKTTSLVSVVQYSELFRVAQDIGQTSGAPAEMLFLAAAWYLLLTSVFSIGQYYLERYYARGSSRSLPDTPFQKIKANLLSLSNRPSAGGTA
- a CDS encoding ABC transporter substrate-binding protein, with translation MTASSTRRTTAAHSRLAAVGAIAVAGALMLTGCGDQTKDTGSDSETATAAAPLADKLPKSIRDKGVVKVGADIAYAPVEFKDSSGKVVGIDPDIAAAMGKQLGVDFQFENGTFDTLLTGLRSKRYDIAMSAMTDSKERQEGIDPDTGKKVGEGVDFVDYFTAGVSIYTKKGDDQGIKTWSDLCGKKIVLQRGTTSENLAKAEAKKCPANKKMSIEAFDNDQQAQTRLRAGGADAGSSDFPVAAYAVKTSGGGKDFQLVGEQVEAAPYGIAVAKSQTQLRDALKAALDAIIKNGEYEKILKKWGVTDGAVKEATINAGGK
- a CDS encoding NAD(P)-dependent malic enzyme, which encodes MAAEIVNPRSESTTDHTGHEGGAEPLDSFDPAFALHRGGKMAVQATVPVRDKDDLSLAYTPGVAKVCSAIAEQPELVHDYTWKSSVVAVVTDGTAVLGLGDIGPEASLPVMEGKAILFKQFGGVDAVPIALNCTDVDEIVETVVRLAPSFGGVNLEDISAPRCFEIERKLQERLDIPVFHDDQHGTAVVTLAALRNAARLSKRTLGELRAVISGAGAAGVAIAKMLVEAGIGDVAVADRKGVVSADRDDLTPVKRELAGFTNKAGISGSLEAALAGADVFIGVSGGTVPEDAVASMAEGAFVFAMANPNPEVHPEVAHKYAAVVATGRSDFPNQINNVLAFPGIFAGALQVRASRITEGMKLAAAEALAGVVGDDLAADYVIPSPFDERVAPAVTAAVAAAARAEGVARR
- a CDS encoding zinc-binding dehydrogenase yields the protein MFAVYAARIDRDQPLAGLELGERPAPEARPGWSTVTVKAASLNHHDLWSLRGVGLAEDKLPMILGCDAAGVDEDGNEVVLHSVIGQSGHGVGPKEPRSILTERYQGTFAEQVAVPTWNILPKPKELSFEEAACLPTAWLTAYRMLFTNAGVRPGDSVLVQGAGGGVATAAIVLGKAAGLRVFATSRDEAKRKRAVELGAVEALESGARLPQRVDAVIETVGAATWSHSVKSLKPGGTLVISGATSGDRPSHAELTRIFFLELKVVGSTMGTKDELEDLLAFCAATGVRPVIDDVLPMDRAREGFERLASGEQFGKVVLTNP
- a CDS encoding HTH domain-containing protein; this translates as MTEATDLAERAGDRDPRVGLRAVAALRRLLEQLEAVQVRNARNQGWSWQEIATELGVSRQAVHKKYGRH
- a CDS encoding Clp protease N-terminal domain-containing protein; this encodes MFERFTKDARSVVKGAFAYVEGGGGGQVVEPEHLLLALLALLDREGSRGSFALAALGLGERRESVRQALGAARRRAGLSQAETDALAGLGIDVEEIVARVEEVHGVGAMAGDRKGRAWWSGRASFGRGAKDVLEHSLRVALAQRDRHIGDEHILLALTIRPGVPAEVLADHGVTYESLVRVLYGGGEAKAG